GAAGCCAAGGACCAGCCGCCTGTTGGTTTTGGCACGAATGCCCTCATGTCACCAACCGCGCACGTGGACTTCAGTGCCATGATCCATACCGACTCCAGTACCAACGTTGAAGACGATAGTACGTCGATAGGGTGCAGCAGTCTGAACTGCGATCAGTGCGCGAGCGACTGCGGCGGCAgtgacgccggcgatgtcTGTCGAGCCATCGAGTGCGGTTCAATCTGCAACGACACCAAGTGCAATGAGCCTGCTTCGCCCTGCGAAAAAGCCGAGTGTATGACTGGCTCGCTCtcggagaaggacaaggcTGCCGCAGATGTGCTGGCATCTTTCGGCGGGGAGAGCTCTCTGGGCCAAGACACGATGTCTACTACATCGATGCCACCGCTGCCAGCTTCCCATTTCTTCTCCGCCCACAGCTCTTTCGAAAACAGAGGGATTTCAACGGCTAGCCAAGGCTCTTTCCACAACGGAGGACTGCCTTCGACGATGGTCCAGTCGAACATGGGCGGGTTCTACCAGTGCGATGCCGACTTCCTTCTTAACACTTATATGGATACGAATATGGACGGCAATGCCGTCTGGGCGTCATGGGCGGCGCATATTGCCAATGAGCATGCTTCGGGGGCTTGTGTGCGTCCTTGTCTGATGGAGCAAAATCTCCCTTTCGACAACACCAAATGTCCCATGCCTCATCAGGTGTATGCCCATCCAGGTCAAGAGTACTTCTGCGTTCCTTCTGGCCAGGCACAAAACCTTGTTGCCTGCGGTGCCGAGTTTAACAGCACTACGGATCTCATTCAGCATATCTTCACGGaacaccaacatcaacactCGGACGGAGATAACCTTGGCTATTTCCCGGATGCACCTCCGCCTACACTGCCTCTGATGGCTTCTCAGCATCACGAACTACATGCCCATCCACGTTCATCGGGCCCTGTACACGTCCCCATGAAGCTCCCCCAGAACAGGGCATCCTCAACAAACTCCTCTATATCGAGACCCCTGACAGCCTCGTCGCCAGTAGCATCTCCCAACACTGCTCCTTCCGAGGCCAGTCTTGTGACATCTGAGCAGTTTGCTTGCAAGTGGCGcagggaagaagatggccgggTTTGTGGCTTGATTTTTCAAAAAGACGAGCTTCTGCAGAGTCATTGTCGTGAGCAGCATCTCAAGGACTTGAACAAAACGGATAAGGGCTTCAAATGCCGGTGGGAGGGTTGTTCCCGCGACGGGCACTTCACGCAGAAGAGCAAGCTGGAGCGCCATCTGCAAACACACACTGGGTGTAAGTCGGAGTTGTGTCCCCCTGAACTGCAAAGTTTACTAAGTTGGTATCCAGTCAAGCCAGTTCAATGCACTGTTTGCGGTCTGGCACTCTCCGCGAAACAGTCTCTTGCTCAGCACATGCGTATTCATACTGGAGAAAAGCCGTGGGTATGCCAGCACCCGGGTTGCGATGCTGCCTTCAAGCAGCAAAGCGCTCTCAGTAAGTAGAGAATTTCAAACGTGGCGTCGCACAACTTCTAACTGCCGTCCAGCGATGCATATGCGAACCCATACCGGCGAGAAGCCCCTGAGCTGTGACGTATGCGGCAAGGCGTTCGGCGAGTCCTCTAACCTATCAAAACACCGAAAAACCCACAATGTCAAGGGTGCCTTCAAGTGTGATTTCTGCGATAAGGACTTCCACAGACTTGACCAGAAGCGGAGGCACGAGAAGACTCATAGGGCCAAGGAGAATCTCGGCGCTACCATGGACGTGGATACGGCTCACACTATCAGAAAGACCCAGGGTGGCCGAGTCACGAAGAATACGAAGTGATCGAATTGGGGTGGGGTTTGTCAACATGGATTTCTTTTGTTACTGCTTTTCTTCGAGGGCGAAATGGCTCAGCATGCAGTCATCACTTTTCATCGACGTCTCATGAGATACCTTTGGGGGCTCCAAGATTTCGGACCGGCGTTTGATAGAGACGGGGAACAGGTCAGGGCGGCATACCAGGCTTCGGTGTTCAAGGCGGCAGAAAGAATTAATATGACAGGTTACGGTGTACTTTGCAATCAGCAGGAGTTTAGGCCGGGAGAGAAAATAAGTTTACGTTCCGACTGATGGACGGGCATGCGGTTGCTACGGCCAGAAGCTGTCGGCAAACCCGGCACCGGACCTAGTACAATTCGAAGAAGAGTTTTAGCCCATCAAAATTGTCTTTCCACCATATTCACTTGGCTTGCATGAAGCGTCTTGACATCCCTCAGGGTCGAAGTGCTCTATCGCCCTTTTACCGTGGGTTTTAATCATGGTGGGATGTGGGCGTGCAGTTAGCGAGCTAGGCGAGGAACCTCTTGTGACGGACTTAGAGGTTCTTTTCAGCGTGACCAGAGTTTAATGGTATGCTAAAGAAAGCTATGAAGTTCATGCGGCCGGAATCAGTGGCGCGGGTagtgggaggagggtggcATTGTTCTGGCAGGCAGACATGTCTATTTCTCTGGTAGTTTGTCGTGGAGTTGGGTCTTATGATGGTTAGTCACGTAGTCACGGAGCCGTCACTAATTCATCACGAGGAGCTTTCTCCCCGATTCGTATGAAATTTCGTCCTGATCTGATACCAGCATCTGACGTTTGTCTACAAGAGGCAatgtccctctctctctctaacATTAACCCCTGTACGTAGAGAGTAGGCGGAAGTCTCGCTGGACGTATGTGAGCTCCGTACTGGAAGCCCTCACCCATTGGGCTGGCTGACCAACATTTGTCAATATAGTCAAAACTCCATCTTCGAAAGATTTTAAATGAAGTTTACCCAAGACTCTCGATAAAATGAGTTTACTGCGTCGTGACAAAAGTCCTAGGAGGGCGGTCCTTTGGAGTGGACCTACACCGAATTAACCTTTCAAGTGGCGAGCTCGTTCCAATGCCTCATACAAGGTGTTAGCGAGACAGAGAGTTACTTTCGTTCCTTTGCTTGTTGAGGACTTTGGGGGTAGTGACTTGGTTGACATTGGTATCATCAGGGTTCCTCCGGTTGATGGCCTGGGCATTTGGGAGGTTTGTTGTGAGGCTTGAGGGAGCGGGGGTGGCCGTGAGGCCTCTGGATTGTGAAGGAGGGGTGGGGTGACGCGAACAAGCTGGGTGCAGGTCCAAGAAGAGGGATGGTGACTTTTCATAATCTTGACGTTGTCGGTAAAGGAAAAAAAATGTGGCCGTAGCGGCACCATTCGATATAAACACTTTGACAGATTCTCGATTTCATCAGCTGAATTTCAATGGCCAACGTGTGCCGCCCTGAGTGTCGTTTGGCTTCTTGGGTATACAGAGATATACAGAAAAGAAAAGTAATGGCTGCAAACGCTGTTTTGGGTCTGGTGTAATGTTTTTGTTCCGGCTCAGGACGATCATCCATCTACTCGCCCCGGTCTCAAGAGCAGAGAAAGAGGCACTTGTATCAGCTGAAAGCTGCTGCAGTCTTGATTATACTATTCGATACACTGTCGTCACGAGATTCTGTTATTTTGTTTGTGTTGGGCTTGTTCCTAGAGACCGCGGACTGATAAGCATACGGAAGGCGACCATTTAAGAAAATGATATCTTAGACAACATTTTAATAAAGACTTAGACTCTAAAAGTGTAAATGATAGAACATGAAGTGAAGAGTGGAGCGACGAACTTTTCTGTCGAGGACCAGTCTGAAAAGTCGCAAAACACCAAGCATCCCAAGTGCTGGTCAAATCATGTGTACGGGATGCAGTTCGACACTGACGCCAGTCAGAGGATCTCTTGGGGATGATGCAAAAGATGGTTGCGATCCATAAAAAAGAGCACCGCTGACATCTAGCAACATGTTGCGGATGCTTCCAGTCGTGACCACAAGTAGAGGATACTGTTTGCAGTAAGCTCTGTTgagccccccttccccggAAGCGCCCAGACGAGCACATGACAATAACATGATTGTTGAAAGAGGCGGGTTGAAGTTCTGCTGCTCTCATTGTCGGGTAGTAGCGGTGAGATTTCACCTCCTGAAAAGGTCCTTCCAGTCTCCTGATAGCCTCTTCATGGCCCACGAACGATTGTATCTACACAGCAATGTGATTACAAGGAAAACGGGACGATCTTGGGAGAAGGCCGTACGGTAGTCATTTCAAACGGCCGCATCCACGGCCTAACTTGACACTGGTGCCATTCATGACGATGTTGCGAAGTCGGGGCGGAGAATGTCAAGGATTAGAAGAGGCGCTGCATATTGTACCACACTACTGACACCGCGCAAAGGTTTCAGTACATACACAGCGTCCTTACGAGTCTCGGGAAATACCATGTACGTGACAAATACAGCCTGGCAAAAGTCCAAAGGAACCCCAGTAGATTGATGGGGCGAATCGCATCGGAATATTCGCCGCAGTTGATTATCAGTTCGGCTTCTGGTGTATTGCATTTGAAGCATGGTGAGATTGCGGCGGGACGACTGTGTCGAAACGAGAGCCGAGTCGCCAACCAGCTAGTTATCAGGACTTGAAAGTAGAAAGGCAATGAACTACCCAGTGTCATGGGATGGATATGCGGCCTATTTACACTTCGGGTAGTTTTCGACGCCGAGGCTAGAGATATCGTGTAAATCAATCAGGATTCATTCACGATTAAGTTCACAAGCTCAGACGCAGACGCAAGTCTTGAACAATCGACATCACCGAGCCAAGATGATGGATCACCAACGAGTAAAGAAGTTAGAAAAGAACGCAGGGGTTCGGTACACCAGAGGGCGCCACGAACCTGGTAGATCAACACAAACTTGACGAAGGCTGTACTGAATCCAGGGGCGGCGACCTGATAAACGGTTTCGAATATGCGAAACGAGAGCACAATGAGGGAACCGAAAGCGAACTTTTGAAAGTCGGGACATCTTTGGGCCCCATCTGACATTTTTGGCAGCTCTATGCTACCAACACACACTCGGGGAAatctctccctcccaccacACAACATGAAAAAAGGGGGTGGTATGGGTGGGAAAGacagaaagaagaggatttCTGCGAGCCCCATCCAGACTTTTGTTTTCGCTTTGCCAATGTGTTCTGACCCGTCTTGAGAGAAATCCATTTGTGTCTTTGCAGCACTTGGGGGGGAAATGACAAAAGCGTGAATAAACCCTTGAATTTCCCTCCGTGACCATGCAATGCATCATCGAGTAATTCGGGATCCCCGTGTGCCAAAAACGTGTTACGCCTCCATGACCATTTTCGTTAACCCCAAACCTAACCCAGGAGCGGTCGGCTAATTTACGCGGCCTGTATCGTCAGTCAGCTATGACAATTCTTTTTGCAAGTATTGGGGATTGCGGGAGACAAAAAGACCAGGGAGTATCGAAGACGTAGAGCAAGCGGGAGTACCGAGATGAGGCATCCCCAGTGACATGCCACGACACCCGTTGCTGTCTTTCGTGACTCCTTGGTCTCGTACCCAAACAAAGATTTGACTCAAACTGACCTTCACGGCGAACTTGCGCTGAGGGAAGTGAACGGtgcgcttcttggccttctcggtGACGATGCCAGCCTCCTTCTCGGACAATCTCCGGCGGATGGCACGGGTCTGCTTCGCGCGGAGGTCGAGGGGAGCGtacttcttgttcttgtagAACAGGCGGAGCTGGGCGCGTTGCTTGGCGTTGATGACGGTCAGGACGCGGGCGATCGACTTGCGGATGTCGTGGCTATAGGCAGAAAATTTCACCGGTCAGTCGCTCATCCCTCATTGCCGATTCCATTCCTCCGATCGATTCCAGACCAGACGGGGACATAAACGCACATCTTGTTCAGCTTGCTGCCAGAAGAGGTGATCTTCTGGATGCGGAGCTGACCGAGCTCGGTCTTGAGCTCTCCGAGTTGCTTGGTCAACTCatccttgttcttgttccAGAGCTGGCTGGCCTTGACCTTTCCGGACGACTGCGACATGGTAATTTCTCGTCAGCGGGAACGGGTTCTCTCTTGGTGTATTCTCGTCGGGGGAAGTGCGAAAAGATCGGACGTGGGGTGTCGTTGTCTCGTCGGGGAAATGATGTGTCGAGGCTATTCGAAGATCGCAAATCCCATCAGGAGCAAAGGGTCACTCACCATCTTGACTGATATGGGGGGTGGCGCTGGATATCTGGGTTAGTATCGACACGTCGAGAGAGAGGCTGAGGTGATCGATCGTAAATTTGAAAGTTGGACAAAAACAGTTGCCCTACGAGTTTGTGCGCAAAAATTCGGTACCCGGCGCGGGGCCAACTGTGATTGGAGGAGGTGGGTCTTGGGGGTTAAGGCCTGCGCCACGGCCGCGCTGAGCCACAATCTTCACCGAGAGCCTGCCGCAAGATGGGTTCTTACACCGAGCCCGGCTCTATGGAATGGGTATGAAGAGCGAAGCATGCAAAAGCATGCATGAGCGAGAGCCGATCAATACCTGACTTGCAGCGTGCAGCAACAAACATATGAAAACCCCGAGTTAGGACAATTAGATGGTTTGTCACGGAAACCCCAACGCATGTAGACCTTGAGTTGATTGAACCTCAGCTTGGCATGCTTGCTTGAAGCCTGCGGTGCTAAACAATTGGAAACCAATCCGGGCGATTGTTTGCTTCGGGATTTACTCGCGTCGTCCGCCTCACGTTGGTTGTAAGGCATCAGCGTCAGTCGACGACAACTTTCATGCAACTCAACCCCTAACGGAACCTTTGCAAGACTTACATAAGCATTCAAGGTGCACGGTCCATGTGACGCTGAGCTCCTCCCTGCTGCATTGAGTCCCTGCCGACAGTCCCAGGCACGCGGACACAATAGACTACACCTCGACCACGGGGGCAGCAAACATCACAGACAATCTACCACAACCAGCATCGCGGCGTCATGGCGGCGGTTTCAAGCAACACGGGCTGGGCCCAGTTACGGCAGCAGGCACGGAGCCTGGAGACACAGGTACGttctttcctcttcccttAATGGCATGTCTCTCTTCGCCAGGCATTCCTAACGTCCGACCTCCGCAGACAGAGACGTTATTCCACACCTATTCTCAGTTTTCGACGGTAGCAGATATTCCAGCGAAGCCCACCGAAGAGGAAAGGACAACAGAGGCGAAGCTGCAAGACCTCCTTGACAGAGTATGTTTGATGGCGTGCCCCTCCTACCGGAGTCTCGCGAGCCTGCCTCTACCGACCACCTCGAACCAGCATTAACATGACCGTCAGCGTGAAAATGTCATTTCCCAACTCTCTCGCCTTCTCGACTCAGAAGCCACCctcacctcctccgccctGAAGCAGAAcaacctcgccctcctccgcgagaagctcgccgagcacAAGCGCGACCTCGTGCGCCTGCGGAACACCATTGCCCAGGCCCGCGACCGCGCCCACCTGCTCACCAATGTACGCTCCGATATCGACGAATACCGCGCCAATAACCCTGAGGCTGCGGAGGCCGAGTACATGCTCGCAGAACGCAGCCGCATCGACAACAGCCACAATATGGCCGATAGCGTCCTGTCACAAGCTTACGCCGTCCAGGACAGCTTCAACATTCAGCGCGAGACCCTCGCCAGCATCAATCGCCGTATAACTATGGCCGCCAGTCAAGTCCCAGGTCTCAACAGTCTCATCGGCCGCATCTCTGCTAAGAAGCGCCGGGACGGCATCATCATGGGCGTCTTCATAGCCTTTTGCTTCCTCTTGTTCTGGTGGTTCATGTAGTCAAGGCGAGGAGTGTGGCATGTTCTCGTAATTCTTTTTCTGTTTTAGGAAAAGACGATGACGGTTATTTGTACGTTTGTTTACGTTTCTTTCCAACAAGCCGTTACGACTGGGGACATTATCGGGCATAAGGGAATTGCGGGGGCGTTTTTTGGGATTCTGTTGACGTTTTCTTCTCGAATTGAGGGTATCTTTGGTGCATATTGTACACTAAAAGAACACAGGTATTTGTTGGGAAAAGAGCCAGATCATGTGCGACGACCTGGCTTCCACATGCTATTGGCTTTGCAAGACCACCCGAAAAGCTGCTTTCCTCCCACTCACTACTTCTCCTTCTCATTGCTTGCTGCCTCCTTGGTCTTCGCAGCTTCCAGTGCCACCTTCTTCTCAGCCTTGTTCCACTCGTGGAGGACGAGCTTCATGCCCTTGACCAAGCTGTCTCTCTCGTCCGGGTGGGCGGGACCACTGGCGGCCCACCGTATCCTGCACAGGCTGTCGACGAGGTAAATGTAGCCGACCTTGCTATTGAGGTAGCCAATGGACTCGCTGATCTCGTTGGTGATGCCGCGCGGCACGAGAAAGTACTTGCCCCAGCGGTGCTCCGGGATCTGCTTGCGCAGGTTGCCCATAAAGAGCTTGACGATCCATGCCTTGAACTTGTTGTCCTCGATGTTGAGCTGCACAATTTGCGTCTTATTCTGGGTCTTGGCCAGGAGCTCGTGGAGCGCCGGATTCGCCTCAGGCGAGATGAAGGTCTTTGCCTGGTCGTCGGCCCACTGGCTGCTGTACACAGCAACGACGGACAGCTTGCCGAGCAGCGTGCGCGTCGTGTCGCGCGGGTTATTGGCGCTTTTCTGGAGGGTTTCGCCGACGAAGTTGGGGAAAAAGAGGGACACGTCGGCCTTGAAGGGCAGCGGGGGTGCGATGAAAGATTTACCCTCGTGGAACTGCATGTTGCCCCAATCACGGAAGTAGGGCCGGGCCATCTTTTCCTTTCTGCAATTGACCATCTGTCAGTCCGGTTCCCAACAAACAATACATGATTTGCGACTAACAGCTCCTTACGGCGCACGAGATGCTTGTCGTAGTCCACAAAGTCGTCCCTTCGCTGCTTCAGCGACCTCCTGTCGACCCCCGAGTTGTCCTCCGGGTGCGGCGGGTGTGCCATGCCGATAGATCGCGGCAGGGGCTGAGGCGTAAAGTCTTTGACCCTCTTTCCGTAGGCTCGTGGCGCGTGGATGGCCGATCCGGGGAGGTCGGGCTTCGCCGGCTCTGAAGGGGCGGCGCCCGGTaccggtgccggcgccggagacTTGTCGGCGAAGAATGGACGCGAGGTGCTGAGATGCCTCCTCCATGAGCAGACTGTGCAGGGGAATGCCCTTCTCGAGGACCCCATGGACATCGCCATCGTGCGCAACGGGACAATTGGAGCCATTGTTTCTGAAACCGTAGGGTCACTGCGTATATAGATTGTTGTCGCCGAGAGGTCGTGTCAACCCTTTGGCAGCCGTCCATTCAAAAATTCGCGCCACATATTCCGAAGGTCCACGAAGCCTGAAAAGATAGCTTGCGCCTCAACCCAAGCCACAGGGGGGGGAGCATCGAGCGATAACGAAGTGGGCCTCCGCTACAATGCGGAGAGAGCCGACAAGGGGAAAACCAAGACGCCATGCTAAACCGACAAAGCGGGTCTCGGTCTACGCTTTTGCTGCCCCTCGGGGCATTTCAGCATTGTGTcatgggggaggggggaatTATTGACCTTCACTGGCCGAATACCGCGAATAGCCGAGTTGGTCTGGGGGAGACaatgccgctgccgagcgTCCTCGTCTTGCAGCAGGTGTTCGCACATTCCTAGGTgccccttctcttctctttctctaaAATTTTAGTAATTTGTGTGAGAATTTTCCTTACTCTTATTCTCTTCTTCACTTTACGAAAAACAGTTCACTATGTTCCTGCAACGCGCCGTCCGGACGCAATGGCACGTCTCTAAGAGCATGGCTCGCCTGGCCGTGGCTAGAGCCGCTGGCGTCTACCCCTCCAGGCAATTCCACGACACGCGGCATCTGAGGGTCGTCAAGCCCGTCCTGCTGGCAGACATTGGTGAAGGTTAGTGGCATGAAGAGGGGAAAGGTCTACTTACACACTTCCCGGGTGAATTGAGTCTCTGACAAAGTCCCGAACGACAGGCATCGTGGAATGCGAAATTATTCAGTGGTtcgtcgagcccggcgcTCGTGTCGAGGAGTTCTCTCCGCTCTGCGAGGTCCAGAGCGACAAGGCCTCGGTGGAGATTACCAGTCGCTTCTCGGGCGTCGTCAAGAAGCTGCACTACGATGCCGGCGACATGGCAAAGGTCGGCAGGCCCTTTGTCGACATCGATATACAGGGCGGAGCCAAGAAGGAGGATCTCGATGCgctgacggcgccgacggagccggcggGGGAGAGGCCTGCGCagaaacagcagcagcagggagAAAAACAACAGGGAGAGTGGACACAAGAGCAGGCGAGACAAGAGCCGACGGTCACCGCGCCTATGGATGCCGGTTCACCGGAAGCTCCGCGGCCACCAAAGGGTACgcatgccgccctcgctACGCCGGCGGTGCGGCACCTCACCAAGACATTGAATGTGAACATCGCGGATATAGATGGCACGGGAAGAGATGGCAGAGTCCTCAAGGAAGACGTCCAAAACTTTGTTAAACGCCGCGAATCAGGGCacaagtcggcggcgtcaccGGCCCCGTCTTCCGACGGGGAACCCACTCCGGGGCCCGCCTCCGCTGTGCAGCTCGAGACCCGCGTCCCACTCACAAATACCCAGCAGCAAATGTTCAAGTCGATGACGCGCTCGCTCACGATCCCGCACTTCCTCTACGCCGACGAGATTGACTTCTCCAGCCTCGTGCAGCTGCGCACCCGCCTCAACCGCGTCCTCGCTACGTCCCCCGAGGTGGGCGGTGGCGAGACCGGCGTCGCGAAGCTCTCCTACCTCCCCTTCATCATCAAGGCCGTCTCCATGGCGCTCTATCAGTTCCCCATCCTCAACGCGCGCGTCGATCTCGATCCTTCATCCTCGAAACCCTCCCTCGTCATGCGTAGCCAGCACAATATTGGCGTCGCCATGGACACCCCGCAGGGCCTCCTGGTACCCGTGATCCGCAACGTCGGGTCGCTCAACATCCTCTCCATCGCCTCCGAGGTGGCGCGGCTGCAGAAGGCCGCCTTTGCGGGCAAGCTGACACCGGCGGACCTCGGTGGTggcaccatcaccgtctCCAACATCGGCAACATCGGTGGGACCTACCTGTCGCCTgtcatcgtcgacaaggaggtcgcaatcctcggcatcggccgCATGCGCGCCGTGCCGGCGTTCGAGGGGGAGGACTCGGACAGGGTGGTTAGGAAGCACGTATGCAACTTCAGCTGGAGCGCGGACCATCGCGTGGTAGACGGCGCAACCATGGCGCGGGCCGCCGAGGTGGTGCGGAGGGTTGTGGAGGAGCCCGACGTCATGGTCATGCACCTCCGATAATTGAGGGGGCAGACTCGGAGTGAAGAACAAACGAGGTTGGAGAGTGATTTATACCCTAGGAGGGAAACAGGATGGATGGGCGGAGTGTGATGTCGGTGCCCGCGCCGCGTGATGTAGAGACCGGAGGAACGGTCGTGGTGTGGACGGTGTGGGTGGGCGGATTGGATGACCAGACTCTGACAAATTTAAGGTCTATGGTCTACTGGTTCGGGTAAATTAAgtcaggcaggcagacagacggGCGAGACAAGCAGCTTGTTTAGACGCCTGATAATAGCACAGTTTTGGAAGACAAACAAGAAATTATTTTTTTAGTGCTAGAAGTAGAGATCATCACCTgaaaggaaggaaggagctGAATCCATCAGTGGTGCCCGACGTATATCTGTTGGACAAACATTTCAATGCAGCAGGCAACGTTTTTGAGGTCGGGTCCGACAGGGCCAATGAACCATGACTCCCTAACCTACCAAATAATGGAGTGTACCCCTCCTGTTTGTAACCTGTAGGTAGCGAAATTCCAAGAATGTAGCGGCCCAGTCAGAACGGAAGACCGTTCCCCACCACTTCACCGAGCTGACGCCAGCCAATGCTGAATATTCCTCAACCGGTTGAGGTGACGATTCACGCTTCGTCGTGGGCTGCATGCAACTCGGTCGGGGAAGTGTGACCACCAGTtctgggaggggggaggggactgAACGTGGCGTTGTCAAGACACGTTGGAGGGGCACATTGGGCAGGCTAGACGTTGGGTGGCATGGCATAGGTAGATAGTCGCAGTTTGATATGTTTATTTTTTGATTTTTGTCTCTACTCAACTAAATTTTGCGGGTGACAGAATACCAAGAAGCCTCAACCGGGGCTCCGGCCAGTAAGCATTCTCCGTTCTTTTGACCCTGCATGAGTGAGGAAACAAGCGCCAGCTCATCCCATTGCTAAGTTCGCATTTGATGGCCAAACCCATTAAGGTCGGGTCGCACCATGGTATCCCGTACTATCatgtgtcgtcgtcgtcctccggTGTAATAACCCCACCCCAGCTAACTGGACTACCTGATGCGTGCCCTTCAAAGACGCCAGTTGCTTTCCTTTAGAAGCCCCGTACACTGTGCTGTATGCAGGTTGGCTTTCTGAAGCCAGCGGTATTGTAGACCATATCCCAATGCCGACGCCGTGAATAACCAAAGCCAACGCTCATAGTTCTATGCCCCTAACTCCATGATTCCGTAGGATGATTCGCAGAAACCCGATCAAAGTGCGCCTGTGTAGAAATTTGACAGCTCAtgcctcctcttcctccatcGCGGCCCTGACGCTGGCCAGAGCATCGCGCTGGACTTCCTCGAGGGAGCGGCTGACGTCTAGGCTGATGACATCTGTCTCGTCGGCCATAGGGGGCTCAAGGGTTTGGAACTGGCTGCGGACCATGTTGGCGCCCATATAGTGATTGGTCGCAGCACTACGAGCTGTAACGCGCTGGACGAGAACATTTTCTGAGGCCGACAAGTAGATGAAGTGGATCAGAATCGAGCGGTCGTAGTATCCGGCGACGCGGATGACGTCTCTGTACTTGCGCTTCAGGGCTGAGCAGGTGAGAACGACTCCGTCGGAGCCCGCTGCCAGCTGATGGCGCGACTCTTCGCGCAGTGCAACGAGCCAGTCCCAtcggtcggcgtcggtcaGGGGGATGCCGTTGGCCATCTTCTCAATGTTTGCTTGGGGGTGAAACTTTCATCCGCGAGTCAGCCAGGGTTCGGGATACGAGGTGGTCCTCTCCACTTACACTGTCGCCCTCGATATAGGGAAGCTTCAGAGACTGGGCAAGGTATTCGGCGACGGTCGTCTTTCCGCAGCCAGCAGGGCCAGTCACTAGCCAGATGTGGTGATACTTGGTGGGGAGAGATCCGTTGACATGTGCGCCGTTGTTTGCAGAAGTCGGAACTCCGGGTACTCTGGGTTGCGTCTTAGAGGCGACAGCCTGTTGCACGCCATTTGTGAGGCTAG
The DNA window shown above is from Colletotrichum destructivum chromosome 2, complete sequence and carries:
- a CDS encoding Putative Zinc finger C2H2-type is translated as MDDHQDGFSTAFDPSSTLFNMPYSTMLPDHEHEHFFGGTLSISHDESCLDMKFDHTACRGPENNHQHHPVPNHNHPRTNLSSIPMLQRRHHSISAMPNLPNFFEAKDQPPVGFGTNALMSPTAHVDFSAMIHTDSSTNVEDDSTSIGCSSLNCDQCASDCGGSDAGDVCRAIECGSICNDTKCNEPASPCEKAECMTGSLSEKDKAAADVLASFGGESSLGQDTMSTTSMPPLPASHFFSAHSSFENRGISTASQGSFHNGGLPSTMVQSNMGGFYQCDADFLLNTYMDTNMDGNAVWASWAAHIANEHASGACVRPCLMEQNLPFDNTKCPMPHQVYAHPGQEYFCVPSGQAQNLVACGAEFNSTTDLIQHIFTEHQHQHSDGDNLGYFPDAPPPTLPLMASQHHELHAHPRSSGPVHVPMKLPQNRASSTNSSISRPLTASSPVASPNTAPSEASLVTSEQFACKWRREEDGRVCGLIFQKDELLQSHCREQHLKDLNKTDKGFKCRWEGCSRDGHFTQKSKLERHLQTHTGFKPVQCTVCGLALSAKQSLAQHMRIHTGEKPWVCQHPGCDAAFKQQSALTMHMRTHTGEKPLSCDVCGKAFGESSNLSKHRKTHNVKGAFKCDFCDKDFHRLDQKRRHEKTHRAKENLGATMDVDTAHTIRKTQGGRVTKNTK
- a CDS encoding Putative P-loop containing nucleoside triphosphate hydrolase, shikimate kinase/gluconokinase, which gives rise to MLSYDSPMSVNGQPPNSPASLTNGVQQAVASKTQPRVPGVPTSANNGAHVNGSLPTKYHHIWLVTGPAGCGKTTVAEYLAQSLKLPYIEGDSFHPQANIEKMANGIPLTDADRWDWLVALREESRHQLAAGSDGVVLTCSALKRKYRDVIRVAGYYDRSILIHFIYLSASENVLVQRVTARSAATNHYMGANMVRSQFQTLEPPMADETDVISLDVSRSLEEVQRDALASVRAAMEEEEA
- a CDS encoding Putative large ribosomal subunit protein uL29 gives rise to the protein MSSGKVKASQLWNKNKDELTKQLGELKTELGQLRIQKITSSGSKLNKIHDIRKSIARVLTVINAKQRAQLRLFYKNKKYAPLDLRAKQTRAIRRRLSEKEAGIVTEKAKKRTVHFPQRKFAVKAA
- a CDS encoding Putative golgi SNAP receptor complex, subunit 1 → MAAVSSNTGWAQLRQQARSLETQTETLFHTYSQFSTVADIPAKPTEEERTTEAKLQDLLDRRENVISQLSRLLDSEATLTSSALKQNNLALLREKLAEHKRDLVRLRNTIAQARDRAHLLTNVRSDIDEYRANNPEAAEAEYMLAERSRIDNSHNMADSVLSQAYAVQDSFNIQRETLASINRRITMAASQVPGLNSLIGRISAKKRRDGIIMGVFIAFCFLLFWWFM
- a CDS encoding Putative ATPase assembly factor ATP10 translates to MAPIVPLRTMAMSMGSSRRAFPCTVCSWRRHLSTSRPFFADKSPAPAPVPGAAPSEPAKPDLPGSAIHAPRAYGKRVKDFTPQPLPRSIGMAHPPHPEDNSGVDRRSLKQRRDDFVDYDKHLVRRKELKEKMARPYFRDWGNMQFHEGKSFIAPPLPFKADVSLFFPNFVGETLQKSANNPRDTTRTLLGKLSVVAVYSSQWADDQAKTFISPEANPALHELLAKTQNKTQIVQLNIEDNKFKAWIVKLFMGNLRKQIPEHRWGKYFLVPRGITNEISESIGYLNSKVGYIYLVDSLCRIRWAASGPAHPDERDSLVKGMKLVLHEWNKAEKKVALEAAKTKEAASNEKEK
- a CDS encoding Putative biotin/lipoyl attachment, 2-oxoacid dehydrogenase acyltransferase, catalytic, yielding MFLQRAVRTQWHVSKSMARLAVARAAGVYPSRQFHDTRHLRVVKPVLLADIGEGIVECEIIQWFVEPGARVEEFSPLCEVQSDKASVEITSRFSGVVKKLHYDAGDMAKVGRPFVDIDIQGGAKKEDLDALTAPTEPAGERPAQKQQQQGEKQQGEWTQEQARQEPTVTAPMDAGSPEAPRPPKGTHAALATPAVRHLTKTLNVNIADIDGTGRDGRVLKEDVQNFVKRRESGHKSAASPAPSSDGEPTPGPASAVQLETRVPLTNTQQQMFKSMTRSLTIPHFLYADEIDFSSLVQLRTRLNRVLATSPEVGGGETGVAKLSYLPFIIKAVSMALYQFPILNARVDLDPSSSKPSLVMRSQHNIGVAMDTPQGLLVPVIRNVGSLNILSIASEVARLQKAAFAGKLTPADLGGGTITVSNIGNIGGTYLSPVIVDKEVAILGIGRMRAVPAFEGEDSDRVVRKHVCNFSWSADHRVVDGATMARAAEVVRRVVEEPDVMVMHLR